The genomic stretch ACTTATACTTGTACCTCAAGGCCGTAGTATTTAATGCCTAAGTTGCAGCCTGTCACTATACTGGGTGCAACTGGCACCATCGGTATCAATACCTTGGATGTTATTTCACAACATCCAAATCGATTTGCTGTCTTTGCTTTAACCGCCAATCAAAACGTTGAAGCGCTATTTAACCAATGCCTAAAATTTAAACCTAAGTATGCCGTCATGCTAGAGGAGGGTGCTGCCGAGCAGCTTGCATCTAAACTAAATCATGTAGGAAGTGCTACTGAGGTGCTTAGCGGTATGGCTTCGCTAGAACTTGTTTCAGCCCACGAAGAAGTAGATGTGGTCATGGCTGCGATTGTCGGCGCTGCGGGATTGAAGCCTGCAATTGCAGCGGCAAAAGCAGGTAAGCGTATTTTATTGGCCAATAAAGAAACGCTTGTGATGGCAGGTAGCATTTTTATGCAGGCTGTCGCTGATGGGGGTGCAACATTACTGCCTATCGATAGCGAACATAATGCAATTTTCCAAGTAATGCCGCATGGTAAGCAGGCAAACCTAGAGCATGGTGGTGTTAAAAAGATTATCTTAACCGCCTCTGGCGGGCCATTTAGGCAAGCGAGTTACGATGCGCTTAAACAAGTCACCGTCAATCAGGCGTTAAATCATCCTAATTGGGTAATGGGGCCCAAAATTACCATTGATTCGGCTACTCTTATGAATAAGGGCCTGGAAGTGATAGAAGCGCATTGGT from Candidatus Methylopumilus turicensis encodes the following:
- the ispC gene encoding 1-deoxy-D-xylulose-5-phosphate reductoisomerase, with product MPKLQPVTILGATGTIGINTLDVISQHPNRFAVFALTANQNVEALFNQCLKFKPKYAVMLEEGAAEQLASKLNHVGSATEVLSGMASLELVSAHEEVDVVMAAIVGAAGLKPAIAAAKAGKRILLANKETLVMAGSIFMQAVADGGATLLPIDSEHNAIFQVMPHGKQANLEHGGVKKIILTASGGPFRQASYDALKQVTVNQALNHPNWVMGPKITIDSATLMNKGLEVIEAHWLFNASPDQIEVVVHPQSVIHSMVEYIDGSVLAQLGNPDMRTPIAYALGYPERIESGVNSLDLFKIAHLDFEAPDLHKFPCLRLAFDALRVGGNAAAIMNAANEVAVGAFINQKIGFTDIPVLIESVLESSVIKPVTDLEMLISSDDEARSLANVWIAKVQ